The window CAGGATCCCGGCGCGCGCACTACGCGGCAGATCCAGCTCGCGCGCCACTCTACGCAACGCCGGAGCGAACCTGTGCATCGCCATCCTCCGGTTCGATGAACGCTGCCACCTGTGACGCCAGCACGCGCCACTCACGCGCGATCTTCGTCAGATAACGGCGCCCCGCCCTGGTCAGGGAGTACTGCTTCCGGGCACGTCCCTGCGCCGGATCCGACCAGTCCCCTCCGACCACACCGTCTTCCTCGAGGCGGTGCAGGATCGGGTACAGCGTACCGTGCTGAAAGCGAAAGAAGCCGCCGCTCCGCTCCTCGACTTCGAGAGCGATCTGATAGCCGTGCATCGGCGCATGCGACAGCACGGACAGGATCAGCAGCTCGTTGATCCGCCGCGTGGTGAGCTGGCTGTCGAAGGAGTCGCTCATACGTTCGTCCGTGCTGGCCAGGCCCGGACGCGCAGGCGTGCGATGCCCGCGGTCCGTACCGGCGGGAAGTGATCCGCCGTTCCGTATGATCGAACTATATATATCGACCATCTATATAGATCAATAGTGATGCCTACCGGACGTCTGTCCGGTGCAGCCGGCGATGTGTCCGGCCGCCCGAGATCCACAGCGCTATGCGCGTCTCCTGCCCCATAACCCGGCACCTCCGGTCCCACCGGGCGTCACAAACTCTTGCCGCCGGTCGTCGCATCGGGAGAATTCACTGGTGCGCAACACACCCTCCCAGCAGCCGGAGTACTCACATGCAGAATCATCGATTGGGCCTTGCCGCGTGTGCGGCGGTCGTGACGCTCGCACTTCCGATCAACCTGCAGGCGCAGGAGCACGGCCATGCCCCGGGTGCTCAGCCTGCGGCCGTCGCGTCCCTGCTGCGGGATCTCTCGCAGGTCGAGCAGAAGCTGATCTCGCTGGCGGAGGCGATGCCGGAGGAGGCGTTCGCCTGGCGGCCGGCGGAGGGGGTCCGCTCGGTGGGCGAGGTGGTGATGCACATTGCGGCGGACAACTACTTCCTGCCGACGTTTGCGGGGCACCCGGCGCCGGCGGAGACGG is drawn from Longimicrobiales bacterium and contains these coding sequences:
- a CDS encoding PadR family transcriptional regulator yields the protein MSDSFDSQLTTRRINELLILSVLSHAPMHGYQIALEVEERSGGFFRFQHGTLYPILHRLEEDGVVGGDWSDPAQGRARKQYSLTRAGRRYLTKIAREWRVLASQVAAFIEPEDGDAQVRSGVA
- a CDS encoding DinB family protein — protein: MQNHRLGLAACAAVVTLALPINLQAQEHGHAPGAQPAAVASLLRDLSQVEQKLISLAEAMPEEAFAWRPAEGVRSVGEVVMHIAADNYFLPTFAGHPAPAETGIKSGDYPSVQAYEGRQVSKAEAVQAMRDSFAHLRGGMEMADDAFLSSQLDVFGTQMSGMDLSVITTTHLHEHLGQLIAYARSNGVVPPWSRS